From one Gossypium hirsutum isolate 1008001.06 chromosome D08, Gossypium_hirsutum_v2.1, whole genome shotgun sequence genomic stretch:
- the LOC107933550 gene encoding uncharacterized protein: MKLSFKLQEDKNPVLKARIPISIFSQPFVSSLTTTPPTTTDSSGGGSGSGSNKSSQNTSFSLSTNFPSGPCFKLSYAPSASSSITIPFSLSLKSGLGLFGSPKDSPLIFSAHFSLSSVNPGTIIPTFALHFKPQFGNFSLYKATSSKPSLEPDSRPHHVSGQSASPSNSEFGTPDSASVWQDVKLEPRNASDDGLDTLKFGYGNGLYSTDGFGMERSLVRKDDDKAGIFGGIAVRARTMFPVTKRAVVKLRWIVNMPSDLGSKMPYLTINKIGVEKIEEAKEAKVEKNKSMARNDDELELLKGMYSWMRRDLDMLEDENREMKQCLEGMKHEISARKASRENEVHGWRAPTPPVKNSNDFERWRNKKNSAEDNGGKEGKKTASKLSEVENELQKAIKAAPT, encoded by the coding sequence AGAAGACAAGAACCCAGTCTTGAAAGCCAGAATACCCATTTCCATATTTAGCCAACCCTTCGTTTCGAGCCTTACCACAACCCCTCCAACCACCACCGATTCCAGCGGCGGCGGCAGCGGCAGCGGCAGCAACAAATCCTCTCAAAATACCTCATTTTCTCTTTCCACAAATTTCCCTTCTGGCCCTTGCTTCAAACTCTCTTATGCACCCTCGGCTTCCTCTTCCATCACAAtccctttctctctttctctaaAATCGGGTCTTGGCCTCTTTGGCTCCCCTAAAGATTCCCCTCTTATTTTCTCTGCCCACTTTTCCCTTTCATCGGTTAACCCTGGAACTATAATCCCCACGTTCGCTCTCCATTTCAAGCCCCAATTTGGCAACTTTTCTTTGTACAAGGCCACTTCATCCAAACCTAGCCTTGAACCAGATTCTAGGCCTCACCATGTTTCAGGACAATCTGCTTCACCTTCGAATTCCGAGTTTGGAACCCCTGATTCGGCTTCGGTTTGGCAAGATGTGAAATTGGAACCTCGGAACGCAAGTGATGATGGGCTTGACACCCTTAAGTTTGGGTATGGTAATGGTTTATATTCAACCGATGGGTTTGGTATGGAGAGGTCATTGGTGAGGAAAGATGACGACAAAGCTGGGATTTTTGGTGGAATTGCTGTTAGAGCAAGAACAATGTTTCCTGTGACAAAAAGGGCGGTGGTGAAACTAAGGTGGATTGTGAATATGCCTTCAGACCTGGGCTCCAAAATGCCTTATTTGACAATAAACAAGATTGGGGTTGAGAAGATTGAAGAAGCTAAGGAAGCCAAGGTAGAGAAAAACAAGAGCATGGCAAGGAATGATGATGAACTTGAGTTGCTGAAAGGCATGTATTCGTGGATGAGAAGGGATTTGGATATGTTGGAGGATGAGAATAGGGAAATGAAGCAGTGTCTAGAAGGTATGAAACATGAGATATCGGCCAGGAAAGCTAGTAGGGAAAATGAAGTTCATGGGTGGAGGGCTCCCACACCTCCCGTGAAGAATTCAAACGACTTTGAGCGATGGAGGAACAAGAAAAATTCAGCTGAAGACAACGGTGGAAAAGAAGGGAAGAAGACTGCAAGCAAGTTGAGTGAGGTGGAGAATGAATTGCAGAAAGCTATCAAAGCTGCTCCCACTTAA